The Cygnus atratus isolate AKBS03 ecotype Queensland, Australia chromosome 25, CAtr_DNAZoo_HiC_assembly, whole genome shotgun sequence DNA segment TTACAGGCCCTCTAAACAATGCACTTTTCTGTATGGGGCCTTTTACCCTGGGAAATTTTCATGCTTGTGTATTGAGTTCAATTTCCTGTAAACTAGTTATGTCCAAAAAAACTAAAGGtcgttttcttcttttttaatctggaGCTAAATAAACCAGCAAATTCTGACTatgctttcaagaaaaatggTAGTCAGCTGGATCTAATTTACTGCTTATTATCAGTGAAACAGTTGTTTGAAATCTTTGTGTTTGGGGGAGATTCCTTTCAGAGTAAGCATTTTGATTCCTGCCAAGTTTGAAGCAGttattcattcctttcttttcagcgTTACTTTGAGTTGTGATACTGCTACTATTGCCATAATTGAAACATTGCTTTGCCTGACATAAcactgccccctgccctcctgtgctttattttcagcCAGATGTCAGTAATGTATGTTCTGTTCTCTCACCAGGTTACGCTGATGTCGCACAGCCTCCTTTTCCAGGGATTCTAGCAAGACCAGCCGCTGTTCCTCTGTTTGCTCTGGAGAATGAAAAGAGGTATGTAACAAAACACCCACCAATTTGTTTTAGAGACAACTAGTGAGGTAAGAAGGGTGACAGTCTTGCTCAGAATGCTTGCTTGGTCAGAAGTTCTTTAGACTTTTTGAACTAAATTAATTGCGTGGCCACCCTGTGAGATGAATAAAGCCATTGCTCTGTGCACAGGTGACTTTAGCAAGTGTACAAGCAGCAGTGCAGGCTGAAGGCTGACGAGAGGCTCAAACCATGTTTTGTGGCAGCGTTGGGAAAAGAACTTTGGAATTTGTACTGCAGTTTCTGTCATGTAATCTTGCTGTCTTTACGTTGCTTTATGTACATTCTCTTCAAGTCTCTCTGTAAGTTTTCTGTAGTCTGTTAGTTTTGCAGGTAGGAATGCACTTAATGTATTCTAGTACTACTGGATTTCCCTATTAAAGTGGCCAGAAAGCCTTACCACTGAGAGCATCGAGAGTGTAGTAAATTGCTTCTGCCAGGCTATGGAGCTTGTTTCTTGAAAGAGACTGTAAGCTGCTCAGCACGTCTTTTAGCTTTGGGCTCTGTGTTGTCAGCTCACAAATATTAGTTTCATAATAAACTGCTTCCATCTAGGGGAATAAGAGAGAGAAGTTTCAGGATTTAAGAGACGATTCTGTTGATAGTTCTTTGCAATATACCTGGAGAAGCAAGTGTATGAAGTcctgtaatgtttttttctcctccttaaGCTATTTATGAGGTTAACATTGAACATTTAGCATTCACAGTTAAATGCAGAATATGGAATTTAAATACTTTGATACCATCAGATAAATCTAGTCTATATTCAGGACATATTTCAGAAGCCCGCTGTGTACTGAGGACCTCCTTTCTCTGCGCAGTGATGGAGACCAGGCACATGCTGAGTGGAGGATTTGGGGTTGGTAGTTGTGGTACAAGAGCAGACTTGGGACGGGAGGTCTGATAACAGATATCTTTACTTACAAATCCAGGCGGTATGAAGAACTTTGCTTACTTTCTGGGCCAATTCTTGAAAGATGTCCTTGTCTCTCAACACAGCTTTGATGGCTTCTAAAAACGTGCCCCTCAGATCAGCAGGCAACTGGGAGAAAGCTTGGCAGTTCTGCTTTACTTCTTTCTGCAGCACTCCAAATTGTCCTTGTGTGATACCTGGAAACCAGAAAGAGTGtccaaacatttctcttttaaacttGGCAGTCCTACAGAAAGATCACCGGCATCCCTAAGTTTagaatttgaaacatttctaggagtatttttgaaagtaatGCCCAGTTTTGAGTTGGACAATTGTCACGGCGCAGGTAGTAGGCAGCAGTGGCAGTAACCACTGCTGTGTGGGGTTCGTACTAGCCCGAGAGAGTCCACCTTACCCAAATGCGGTAAAAGTAGTGCAAGTGGAAGTATTGAAGTACGTTGCTTACCATCAGATACGAATGTTGATGTATTATTCTCTGGGATATAATGAATACCTGCAACAGTATAAAAAGGGAGTTgctaatttagaaaatatttagagcTGGAGAGGTAGTGTTGGTTggtttggtctttttttttttttttttgagtctgaAGGTAGTAGTATCACAGTTCTCAAATCTCACGTGGTAACTGTGGGTCAGACTGGTATTTGCACTCTTACCTACAGTCTTCTGCCTGCTCATTTCAGGGTTCATTTAAACTCTGTCATTTCTAGACCCCCTCCTCTGCTGTCACATGCCTCCTATTAGGGCCTGTGCTGGCCAAAGCCTGTGCTAAAATACATCGAATTTAAATGGCCTCTTGTATTTGATGGGATCCACGCAGGCACGAAGCACAGGGGGAAGCAAGCCAAATCTCAAATCCCATGGCAGGCGTCAGGGATgtccctccttcctctgcctaGCCAGCGTGAGCTCCCCTGCCCAGTGCTCCCACCGAAGCCTCGGCCACCCCGTTTTCTCCCTGGCACTTTTCTtctgaggaggaaagaaaacaagccagAACCACCTTTGTCCTCTGCGCCAGTTTTTCAAGAGGAGCTGTCCCTGCAGTTCATGAAATGTAGAGCTGAGACTTCCTTtaccttgctttcattttcttaccaCCCCTCCCTGCAAACTGCGTTGCTTTCCCAAGTTGCCCTTTTAACTTGTGTACTGAGCCTTTCCCACGTGATTTCTGCTATTTCTATTGTGTTTGTGCTTGCAGATGAGCTACGGGTGGCTGAGGGGCTGAATGAcattttaggaaatgtttttgctgCATTGTTCCCTGAATGGAGGAGTTGGTAGGTTCTGAAAGTTACTCACCCCATTCCGCATCTTCAATGGTCACCTGGATCACCCTGAAGGCTAGGATGCAGCCCTTGGGTATGGTTATGCTTTGTTTCCTCATGCTGGTAGCCTggttggttaaaaaaaataaaataaaaaaaaaatctgttactgGCCTGAATGGCAATGCAGGGGGCCAGGAAGGACTGACTCCTGAGCTGGAGAGAAACCAAACCTTTGCAAAAAACTTGGCATAAAGCTGGGCCATGATTTTTCCTGTTGCCTTGGTGGATTCTTCATAGCCGACCTCCTCTGAGGCTTCTATCGTTTCGTGAACCACGTATAAATTCTGTTGCATCTTCCGTAGTTGCTGAATGAAGGGGTGATTCGTGTTGACTTTTCTAGTGGAGAGAAAGGATGCAATATCTCTGCTAAACGTGCCTCTGTATGTGAGTTATGCCAAAAGTAGCGTAGCCTACTTAGAGCCACAGCTTGTCCCCTTTCTCCTGCTACACAAGGACACAAATATCACAATGTGAGGGGcttctggggggaaaaaggtgGCAGAAACTAGGCTGTAATTCCTGCTGTCCTCATTGCATTTCGCTTCTATGTCTGAGGGGGACCATGGCAGCAAGGCCTGTCCTGGGCGGCCATGTAGGTGATCTGTCCTCATCTGTGCGCTCCTTGCCAGGTACAAACCATGAGAAAAGGTGGCTTGACTTGCATGGAGGTGCTCCGCTTTCCGAATAACAAAGAAACCTATAAGCATTACAAAGCTGCAGCTTTACCACCTCTCTTTCCTGTCCTCCAGAAGTGGGCATAGCTACGGGACTGCGTGGTCTCAGGCTTTAATTCGGTGTTGGCTGTTGAGAAAACCTTGTGTGCGTGAGGCAGAGGAGTACGACTGGAGGGCGCGTTCTCCGGCTGTGTCTGCCTTACCTTTCTTTGTTCAGCACCTCGAGTTGTGGTGCTGGTACGTGCCTTTTTTCCATCTTGATGGACCACGTTTTGGAGGAAGAGGCAGACCCTCCTAGTTCTACCAGCACGGGTTCGATGGGAAGGCTCACAGCCCCATCGACTTTGTCACAGGCACTTCCTGCGGTTGCATACTGCATCGAGTCTTGCTGGTCTCCGCAGAGAAGGGACTCTGAAATGATTCGAAGCGTTAGTTAGCGTGGTTACACAGACAGTGTTATGGCTGTCGTCCATACAGAAAAGATGCAGTGTGGTAGAGTTCAGGCACAAATGAATCCTTAATTAGCCATTGCGAGGAAGCAGGATGATGCAAGTGTTTTGTCTGTGGAAATTATAAGCAAGAATGATAAATGTGGACTTTACCATCACTTTTATCGTcttttccaggcagcagcacgtCGTGGAGTTTATATTCTGTCCGTTTGTAGGAGGGAAATTGGCGGAATGcggtttttctttttcttctgactaGACAGAGGGTTCTGAAATGGTCTTGGTCGACGATACTTTCGACTGGAACCAGCTCTCCATTTGGATCCATTTGCTTTGCCACATATTGGGTgacttttttaaacattctgcTGCGGCTTGATAAATTCTGGAACCGAGAGAAAGTGTGCTTATGCCTTAGGAAATAGGCAAGACAAGCAAAGTGACTTGTAATACAAGCAGAAGGCTGTAACAAAATGCAttacttcttaatttttaagGATAATAACCCCCCAAAGCCTACATTAGTACAAGGACGCAGCGTGCATAAGGTTGTTGGAGGGAAGCACGTGGCGAGGTAGGATTAGCAGCTGTGGCTTGCTCGTTAGGCTTAGTGGGGCTTATCCTTGCCTGTGGTGTAACTTCAGTCATTGCAGAACTGAGAACACAGCTAGCTGCTGCTGCGGGACGGAGCCTCAGTGCTGCTGGTCTCACTGGAGACATTTCATCGGTTGCATGTACCCAGCACAGAGCGTAACAATTTTCATTACTAAAACTAGGCACGGCTGCTTAATCGTCTATACCACCTATCATGGTCCTAAATACTTGAATCTCTAATACATTGCCCTTACACAAGGTTTAACTctttttttgatcattttttttgctgtcttttttttagtttcttcgTAAGTACTGCTTCTGCGTTTTTCCCCTTGGGCCTTGATGCCTGACGGATGAGTAAGGCTTTGCCCTGTTTCGAAATAGCCTTAGAAAACTGATTCCGTTGGGCTCTAAGGAAGTGAAAGCATTGAGAAcagtgggctggggagggaaatgGGAGCGCTTGTTCTGTGCCAAGGTGTTCCTCAGCATTTCGGGTTCGTTTTGTCTGTACCCCTTCTCCCCCAAACCATGACATGCCCGCAGAGCTGCAGGTTCCCCCGCGGAGGAAAGCTGGGTGttggagggagagaaaagaaattgtcCTCCGAGTCCTGTTGCAGCTGGTTTCGACTCCAAAGTTTCGGTTTTGCTTATTATGCCCTTTGGTATAGGTACGTATGGCACAGGGAAGGACAActttaatttataaatgaaacTTCTTTAGGTGCTGGTGTGTTCTCTCCCTTCCGCGCCCTGCTTTATCGAGTCCTGTTAAATAGCAACAGCTCCCTGCCTGTGGCTCAGATGAACAGCTCCCATTCATTTGGGGTGCGTGGggagcttttctttccctctgtcttgctttaatgcaccccaggggactgaaaaaaagcattataaagCTTTTTATAAAGGTGAGTCTGATTCTTTGGGGAGTTATTGTCGTGTCAGGAAGGAGGTACGCTGCCGGGGGAAGCGGCAGTCCTGGCTGCCTAACGTGGGATGGATTCAGCAGTGCCTGCGGGACACATTCCGTTGGAAGATTTCAAAACCAGATAAAACCTAGCAAGAACTAACGATTTGCTCTCCCCCTCTGCTGTACgcaaagctttaaaaaacataccTGCCTGTTTGGGGAGCGAAACGCCTTCTCTTACCTCGCAGGCGGTGGGAAAGGCTGGGGCGTGCGTCTGTGCCGCTGGAGTGATGCAGGCGTCTGTCAGCAGTGGGGCgaggcagctgctccctgcctgcttcctGGCCGGCTCCGGAAGCACCAGACTTATTTTAAGGGCAAAGTCAGCAAACAGCTGCAGATGCAAAGTCCTCGCCCGAAAGCTTTTTTGCTGACCAGTCATTCTGCGGTCTGCCGCCATGCTCCGTTACCACAGCTGTAGGTAACTTGTCTGGAGGCCAGTTGGTTATTCCCAGGCTTCTGGCGTGGGTTCTGATTTTCCGATTGCGAGCCGTTGGGATGGGGAACAA contains these protein-coding regions:
- the GSDMA gene encoding gasdermin-A isoform X3; translated protein: MFKKVTQYVAKQMDPNGELVPVESIVDQDHFRTLCLVRRKRKTAFRQFPSYKRTEYKLHDVLLPGKDDKSDESLLCGDQQDSMQYATAGSACDKVDGAVSLPIEPVLVELGGSASSSKTWSIKMEKRHVPAPQLEVLNKERKVNTNHPFIQQLRKMQQNLYVVHETIEASEEVGYEESTKATGKIMAQLYAKFFAKATSMRKQSITIPKGCILAFRVIQVTIEDAEWGIHYIPENNTSTFVSDGITQGQFGVLQKEVKQNCQAFSQLPADLRGTFLEAIKAVLRDKDIFQELAQKMEAVYYETNICELTTQSPKLKDVLSSLQSLSRNKLHSLAEAIYYTLDALSEQTEEQRLVLLESLEKEAVRHQRNLVERFFKCKTEDTEVRSGGDDILLPFLADGEDKTTIAMLEMSGVRIQENELAICDQEGFLALEALYASLYSLDLLSNSE
- the GSDMA gene encoding gasdermin-A isoform X2, producing MAADRRMTGQQKSFRARTLHLQLFADFALKISLVLPEPARKQAGSSCLAPLLTDACITPAAQTHAPAFPTACENLSSRSRMFKKVTQYVAKQMDPNGELVPVESIVDQDHFRTLCLVRRKRKTAFRQFPSYKRTEYKLHDVLLPGKDDKSDESLLCGDQQDSMQYATAGSACDKVDGAVSLPIEPVLVELGGSASSSKTWSIKMEKRHVPAPQLEVLNKERKVNTNHPFIQQLRKMQQNLYVVHETIEASEEVGYEESTKATGKIMAQLYAKFFAKATSMRKQSITIPKGCILAFRVIQVTIEDAEWGIHYIPENNTSTFVSDGITQGQFGVLQKEVKQNCQAFSQLPADLRGTFLEAIKAVLRDKDIFQELAQKMEAVYYETNICELTTQSPKLKDVLSSLQSLSRNKLHSLAEAIYYTLDALSEQTEEQRLVLLESLEKEAVRHQRNLVERFFKCKTEDTEVRSGGDDILLPFLADGEDKTTIAMLEMSGVRIQENELAICDQEGFLALEALYASLYSLDLLSNSE
- the GSDMA gene encoding gasdermin-A isoform X1 is translated as MAADRRMTGQQKSFRARTLHLQLFADFALKISLVLPEPARKQAGSSCLAPLLTDACITPAAQTHAPAFPTACENLSSRSRMFKKVTQYVAKQMDPNGELVPVESIVDQDHFRTLCLVRRKRKTAFRQFPSYKRTEYKLHDVLLPGKDDKSDESLLCGDQQDSMQYATAGSACDKVDGAVSLPIEPVLVELGGSASSSKTWSIKMEKRHVPAPQLEVLNKERKVNTNHPFIQQLRKMQQNLYVVHETIEASEEVGYEESTKATGKIMAQLYAKFFAKVWFLSSSGVSPSWPPALPFRPVTDFFFILFFLTNQATSMRKQSITIPKGCILAFRVIQVTIEDAEWGIHYIPENNTSTFVSDGITQGQFGVLQKEVKQNCQAFSQLPADLRGTFLEAIKAVLRDKDIFQELAQKMEAVYYETNICELTTQSPKLKDVLSSLQSLSRNKLHSLAEAIYYTLDALSEQTEEQRLVLLESLEKEAVRHQRNLVERFFKCKTEDTEVRSGGDDILLPFLADGEDKTTIAMLEMSGVRIQENELAICDQEGFLALEALYASLYSLDLLSNSE